GTGCCATTCTCTGTCTCATTGCTAGCGTCTCATGGGGTGCAATGTTCCCCGTGTCTGAACGTGCACTAGTCCATATCGATCCATTCTACTTTTCATTCATCCGTTACGGATCTGTCTCCATTTTGCTCGTGATTTGGCTGATCATGAAGGAAGGGGTCAAGTCCTTACGCCTTGAAGGGAAGCTATTGCCACTTTGGTTTTTCGGAACCATGGCTTTTACGGTCTATAATTTCTTCGTCTTTCTTGGGCAAAAATCCTTAGGCAAGCCTGGTGTGATCCTTGCCTCCATTATGGAAGCGATGATTCCCTTAATTGCCGTACTGATTCTCTGGTTCTTTAAACATCAACGTCCTAGCAATTTCACCCTTGGCTGCATCGCCATTGCGTTCATCGGTGTTTTTATGGTGATTACAAAAGGTGATTTAAGCTTCTTTTCAGCCGCTGGAAGCGGTCCGCTCTGGGTCTTTGTCATCTTCATCGGTGAGGTAGGTTGGGCTGTTTATACGTTGGGTTGCAATTCAGACAGCTTTGATAGTTGGTCCTCACTCCGCTACTCCACATTGAGTTGCGTTCTCGGCTCCTTAACTGCTGGTCTGTTCGTCGCCATCATGACAGGCATGGGCTATATTGAGATCCCTACTGCAGGGACACTCTTCACCATCAAGTGGGAGATGGCCTTCATGATCCTAGTTGCTGGTTTGATTGCGTTAATTAGCTGGAATGTGGGCATTAAATACCTAAACCCCATCAATGGCTCCCTCTTTATCAACTTTGTTCCTGTAACCACCTTGGTCATTTCCATGATACAAGGCTATGAACTCACCTTATATGATATGGCCGGTACAGTATTGATTATCGTTGCCCTAGTGTGTAATAATCTCTATCAACGAAGGATGCTACAAGACCAATTACCTGCTGAAGCATAGGTCTGAAGCATTGATGATAAAATTATGTTGTTATCTAAAATTGATATGCTTGAATGCGTTCATACAAAAAATTGGATTTGACATTTCATTGGTTTGTGTCTATAATTTTTAAAAATTAAACATTATAGACGATGATGGAGAAAGAAGCATTGAAACGATCCTTTCAGCGAACTGGAAGCGGTGAGAGCCAGTAGGATACGCCAATGTGTATGTTCACTCACTAGTCTTTGCTCTCAAAGTGAACCGAGTAGGAGCAAAGGGTTGTCCCCCTTACGAGGACCCTTGTTTATCAAGACAAGCGTAAAGATATTCAACATTGCATTGATTTAGCATTGTTGAATCAAGTAGAGTGGTACCGTGAAGCAACTTCACCTCTATATAGAGGTGAAGTTTTTTTGATCTCTTCCGTTTTTTATCCCATCGATCTCTTCTTGTTTAAACCAATGAGGGAGGATTCAATATGAGAGAGCAATGGTCTTCAAAAACAGGCTTCGTTCTAGCAGCAGCTGGTTCAGCAGTAGGGTTGGGGAACCTCTGGAAGTTCCCTTATACAGTAGGTATGAATGGAGGAGGAGCTTATGTGGCACTCTATCTTCTCTTCGTTCTCTTGATCGGTATGCCATTAATGCTGGCAGCCATCACATTCGGAAGAAAGACGCAGCTCTCTGTCTTTGGGGCCTATAAAAGCATCAGTCGACGTTGGGCGTTCGTCGGAGCGCTTGCTGTCATCTGTGGCTTCTTTATTCTCGCCTTCTACTCCACTGTAGGTGGATGGGTTCTCTATTACTTGCAAGCTGCATTGCGTGGTCAGTTGAATACAATAGACCCTGCACACCTCGAAGCAGTCTTCTCGCAGCTGTTGGCTTCACCAATCCAACTGATCTGCTACCAGTTTATTTTTCTTCTGATCACGTTGGTCATCGTCTTAGGGG
Above is a genomic segment from Rubeoparvulum massiliense containing:
- a CDS encoding DMT family transporter — its product is MKSNKIIIGAILCLIASVSWGAMFPVSERALVHIDPFYFSFIRYGSVSILLVIWLIMKEGVKSLRLEGKLLPLWFFGTMAFTVYNFFVFLGQKSLGKPGVILASIMEAMIPLIAVLILWFFKHQRPSNFTLGCIAIAFIGVFMVITKGDLSFFSAAGSGPLWVFVIFIGEVGWAVYTLGCNSDSFDSWSSLRYSTLSCVLGSLTAGLFVAIMTGMGYIEIPTAGTLFTIKWEMAFMILVAGLIALISWNVGIKYLNPINGSLFINFVPVTTLVISMIQGYELTLYDMAGTVLIIVALVCNNLYQRRMLQDQLPAEA